A genomic region of Trypanosoma brucei brucei TREU927 chromosome 3, complete sequence contains the following coding sequences:
- a CDS encoding protein farnesyltransferase alpha subunit, putative, giving the protein MNKSAVRSEESRQSSSLPSTYSSSSLNSEDERLALLSDINALQALFPGVTPKEETPLIKHPNMTPAVFSKKFDYVMGIYRAVGVTFKGTRVGPSTPQWLLLTSFVIQQNASHYSAWKDRRDVFLQPSRLLTSTRDAFMAENGQQCCGDKSDSLAKVIQEWLPAQCDVQGPTGEYSVWRAIRWELKAMERFALMNPKNFQAWHHRGEMLREALMHANSAVTGSRSAFDGYLLTCHNMQFSDIDERVFCDAALDDDSKNYHAWLYRSWFVHSFPFLLHPPSWDSLLGGDQGTEDKHSELHAAPFRSFTVEEDWLHKCLQPIIPECPLSDELTSTAKRILHDCMNNSAWCHRFYVFEHDLIVPLIRVIPPQQTEEAKLILKRLCECEMFYALQWCAYEPCNESSFVHARCVAVLHQAVAIHLCLSSHEDAPHVFLRDDEIIQVAGSSSLRHMNLRDKLRWGAFLETFRLLLCQVNVLSDVITPRAEEFRSGGEGRDDATISVIRKRRSQFLLDNTHQVYTARYRCLFTILEYMWRCYFTVSDRENVAAALPPEVYAGGDAEAAALAQQQSDDCVKFFLEAELQALRLARRLFVEDDIRRKYWKHEMNIVMNRDYV; this is encoded by the coding sequence ATGAATAAGAGCGCGGTGCGTAGTGAAGAAAGCCGCCAATCATCATCGCTACCATCCACTTACTCGTCGTCATCATTGAACTCAGAAGATGAGAGGTTGGCGCTGCTTTCCGATATTAATGCGCTGCAGGCCCTCTTCCCAGGCGTTACCCCAAAAGAGGAGACCCCTTTGATAAAACACCCCAACATGACTCCCGCCGTCTTCTCGAAGAAGTTCGATTACGTGATGGGAATTTATAGAGCCGTTGGCGTAACCTTCAAGGGTACCCGCGTTGGTCCCTCCACGCCGCAGTGGCTGCTTCTGACATCATTTGTGATTCAGCAAAACGCATCGCACTATTCCGCATGGAAGGACCGGCGCGACGTTTTTCTTCAGCCCTCGAGACTTCTCACATCCACACGAGATGCATTTATGGCGGAAAATGGCCAGCAATGTTGTGGCGACAAGAGTGACAGTCTTGCGAAGGTCATTCAGGAGTGGCTGCCGGCGCAATGCGACGTGCAGGGCCCAACGGGGGAGTACAGCGTGTGGAGGGCGATACGTTGGGAGCTGAAGGCAATGGAGCGCTTTGCGTTGATGAATCCCAAAAACTTCCAAGCGTGGCATCATCGGGGGGAAATGCTGCGAGAGGCTCTAATGCATGCAAACTCCGCAGTAACGGGGTCACGAAGCGCTTTCGACGGTTACCTTCTTACTTGTCATAACATGCAGTTTTCTGACATCGATGAGCGGGTATTTTGCGACGCCGCATTGGACGATGATAGCAAAAACTATCACGCATGGTTGTACCGGTCGTGGTTCGTGCATTCGTTTCCCTTCCTACTCCACCCACCTTCGTGGGACTCATTATTAGGCGGAGATCAGGGTACTGAAGATAAACACAGTGAACTGCACGCCGCACCCTTTCGGTCGTTTACGGTAGAAGAAGATTGGCTACACAAGTGCTTGCAGCCCATCATCCCGGAATGCCCCTTGAGTGATGAGCTCACGAGTACAGCGAAACGCATTTTGCATGATTGCATGAACAACTCAGCATGGTGCCATCGTTTTTACGTATTTGAACATGACCTCATCGTGCCACTAATTCGTGTGATCCCGCCACAACAGACGGAAGAGGCGAAGTTGATACTGAAACGGCTGTGCGAATGTGAAATGTTTTACGCCCTTCAATGGTGTGCCTACGAGCCCTGCAACGAATCGTCATTTGTGCATGCACGCTGCGTTGCTGTTTTGCACCAAGCTGTTGCAATTCATCTATGTCTATCCTCACACGAAGATGCACCACACGTTTTCCTCCGTGATGATGAGATCATCCAAGTTGCGGGCTCCTCATCTCTTCGTCACATGAATTTACGGGACAAACTCCGGTGGGGAGCATTCCTTGAAACCTTCCGCCTCCTCTTATGTCAAGTGAATGTATTGAGCGACGTCATAACGCCACGTGCAGAAGAGTTCCGCAGTGGCGGGGAGGGACGCGACGATGCGACAATCTCCGTTATTCGCAAACGTCGCTCTCAGTTTTTGCTGGACAATACACATCAAGTGTACACGGCACGTTACCGTTGTTTGTTTACGATACTTGAGTACATGTGGCGTTGTTACTTTACAGTGAGTGATAGGGAGAATGTGGCCGCCGCTCTTCCACCAGAAGTTTACGCTGGGGGGGATGCGGAGGCCGCTGCACTTGCGCAACAGCAATCGGACGACTGTGTAAAGTTCTTCCTGGAAGCTGAGCTCCAGGCACTGCGGCTGGCACGGCGTCTATTCGTTGAAGATGACATAAGAAGGAAATATTGGAAGCATGAGATGAATATCGTTATGAACCGGGACTATGTTTGA
- a CDS encoding fumarate hydratase, putative, translating to MSLCENCELGENCHGVDDIEETLPITTEFHYEPIFQPSDPHHDKTEYYNIPGDYVKEIEVMGRKVLSVDPTALTVLAQHAFTDVHHYFREDHLSGWRRVLDDPEATDNDRFVATTLLQNACVAAGRILPACQDTGTAIVLGKRGELCWTGGEDEKYLSHGIWKCYVSRNLRYSQTAALDMFKEANTGDNLPAQMDLMAVPGNEYHFLFVAKGGGSANKAFLYQQTKALLNPKSLRAFVEEKLKTLGTSACPPYHIALVIGGTSAEMTMKTVKLASCRYYDSLPTTGNKSGRAFRDIEWEEIILEMTRNLGIGAQFGGKYFAHQIRVIRLPRHGASCPVGLGVSCSADRQILGKITSEGVFLEKLVRDPAKYLPDVPLTSLGNGTVEVDLHQPMSKIRELLTQYPVTTRLSLTGPLIVARDIAHAKIMERLNADEPLPQYMKDHPIYYAGPAKTPKGMASGSFGPTTAGRMDSYVAPFMAAGGSFVTLAKGNRSKVVTDACKKYGGFYLGSIGGPAAILARDNIKKVEVVEYPELGMEAVWRIEVVNFPAFIIVDDKGNDFYAKLV from the coding sequence ATGAGTCTCTGCGAAAACTGTGAGCTTGGCGAGAACTGCCATGGTGTTGACGATATCGAGGAAACTCTTCCCATTACCACAGAGTTCCATTACGAACCCATCTTTCAACCCTCCGATCCACACCATGACAAGACAGAATACTACAATATTCCCGGAGATTACGTAAAGGAAATCGAGGTAATGGGCCGTAAAGTGTTGAGCGTCGATCCCACCGCCTTAACCGTACTTGCGCAACACGCTTTCACCGACGTGCATCACTACTTCCGCGAAGATCATCTCTCCGGCTGGCGCCGTGTTCTTGACGACCCTGAGGCAACTGATAATGACCGCTTCGTCGCTACAACGCTACTGCAAAATGCCTGCGTCGCTGCTGGCCGCATCCTTCCCGCCTGTCAAGATACGGGTACTGCCATTGTATTGGGGAAGCGCGGTGAGCTGTGTTGGACGGGGGGTGAAGACGAGAAATATCTGTCCCATGGCATCTGGAAATGCTACGTGAGTCGCAACCTCCGCTACAGCCAGACTGCTGCCTTGGATATGTTCAAGGAAGCAAATACAGGCGACAATCTGCCGGCGCAAATGGATCTGATGGCCGTGCCCGGAAATGAGTATCATTTCCTCTTCGTCGCAAAGGGCGGTGGCAGTGCCAACAAGGCGTTTCTCTACCAGCAAACGAAAGCTCTCCTAAACCCGAAGTCTCTCCGCGCCTTTGTTGAAGAAAAACTGAAAACTCTCGGCACTTCAGCTTGCCCTCCTTATCACATTGCACTTGTCATCGGGGGCACCAGCGCGGAAATGACGATGAAAACGGTAAAACTTGCCTCCTGTCGCTACTACGACTCCCTGCCGACAACTGGAAACAAAAGCGGCAGGGCCTTCCGCGACATTGAATGGGAAGAAATCATACTGGAGATGACGCGTAATCTTGGTATTGGTGCGCAGTTTGGTGGAAAATACTTCGCCCATCAGATCCGTGTCATTCGACTACCGCGCCATGGTGCTTCATGCCCTGTTGGTTTGGGCGTCTCCTGCAGTGCAGACCGTCAAATTCTAGGAAAGATAACATCTGAAGGTGTGTTCCTGGAGAAACTCGTGCGGGACCCGGCCAAATACCTTCCCGATGTGCCACTCACGTCCCTCGGGAACGGCACTGTTGAAGTGGACCTCCACCAGCCAATGAGTAAGATTCGTGAGTTACTTACTCAATACCCCGTGACAACGCGGCTGAGCCTCACTGGTCCCCTTATCGTGGCGCGTGACATCGCACACGCAAAGATCATGGAACGACTTAATGCCGATGAGCCACTACCGCAGTACATGAAGGATCACCCGATTTACTACGCGGGGCCTGCAAAGACTCCCAAGGGAATGGCGTCCGGTTCCTTTGGACCTACCACCGCTGGTCGAATGGATTCCTACGTGGCACCATTCATGGCTGCGGGCGGCAGTTTCGTCACCCTTGCAAAAGGGAACCGCTCTAAAGTCGTTACCGACGCTTGCAAGAAGTACGGTGGATTTTACCTTGGAAGTATTGGCGGCCCCGCGGCCATCCTTGCGAGGGACAACATCAAGAAGGTTGAAGTTGTGGAATATCCAGAGCTGGGTATGGAAGCCGTATGGCGCATTGAGGTTGTGAACTTCCCCGCATTCATTATTGTGGACGACAAGGGTAATGACTTCTATGCTAAACTCGTCTAG
- a CDS encoding serine/threonine protein kinase, putative: MPEGEQAIGNYVIGKTIGKGSFGKVKEATHIPTGHTVAVKMINRDRLEHAKMDEKVAREIKILQLFSHPNICRLYEVIYTTTEIFLIMEYVECGELFQHIVNQGKLRENEARYIFQQIICAVNYCHNFLVAHRDLKPENILLGPGLQVKLIDFGLSNIAKDGEFLQTSCGSPNYAAPEVIDGRYYVGSNTDIWSCGVILYALLCGSLPFDESDTPSLFRKIKSGSYKIPAHVSSGARDLIEKILVVDPVHRLTIPQIYNHQWFVTNLPARLWPADPRRVDEQKRISTTAAAATAKYLNRSDREVRAAIREGRGEAFVAYSIIFDAEQRKILRNGADEILNKETTEMGCTTYGTELTHVPRATERELHLGLLLTQSPVMESLLGNGDVSSNKHAYNGSNFVPASMRETHHGAATAAATPPNPGGVFFIGKRADSYAETSGTLDSSYREDCGSTNPIDEARPGCSRDSKSRLSSGNTERQRVGSVAKSDVIYTREEREFIVKNNVGWRIGLMADLTSSGVMRVVYEVLKRYAMEWKSPTSFELLVRPTAVTFERIYNPLRETSSWDSAEDEGLQHTQQKRADRVLQVVILIHLFRIRESHDDGYILDFSVLKGSVIALDIVRCLFCTLVQKLA, encoded by the coding sequence ATGCCGGAAGGTGAACAGGCTATTGGCAACTATGTCATTGGTAAAACCATAGGAAAGGGAAGCTTTGGTAAAGTGAAGGAGGCAACGCATATTCCCACAGGGCATACAGTAGCAGTGAAGATGATTAATCGGGATAGGTTGGAACATGCAAAAATGGATGAAAAGGTGGCCCGTGAGATTAAGATACTGCAGTTGTTTTCCCACCCTAATATCTGCCGTCTGTATGAAGTCATCTACACCACCACAGAAATATTCCTCATCATGGAGTATGTCGAATGTGGGGAGTTGTTTCAACACATTGTGAATCAGGGAAAACTTCGGGAAAACGAAGCCCGTTACATATTTCAGCAGATTATATGTGCGGTGAACTACTGTCACAACTTCTTGGTTGCCCACCGAGATCTTAAACCGGAGAATATATTACTGGGTCCGGGTCTGCAGGTAAAACTAATCGACTTTGGTCTCTCCAACATAGCAAAGGATGGAGAGTTCCTACAAACCTCATGCGGGTCACCAAATTATGCTGCGCCGGAGGTAATTGATGGCCGATACTACGTGGGATCCAATACAGATATATGGTCATGCGGCGTTATACTCTATGCCCTACTCTGCGGGTCCCTGCCCTTCGACGAGAGTGACACACCATCGCTTTTCAGGAAGATCAAAAGCGGTAGTTACAAAATCCCCGCACACGTCAGCAGTGGTGCGCGGGATCTCATTGAAAAGATATTAGTTGTCGATCCAGTTCACCGGCTAACAATCCCACAGATCTACAATCACCAATGGTTCGTCACAAATCTTCCTGCTCGGCTTTGGCCTGCCGACCCCAGACGCGTGGACGAGCAGAAACGCATATCAACAACCGCTGCGGCGGCTACTGCGAAATACCTTAACAGGAGTGACCGTGAAGTCCGCGCTGCCATCAGGGAGGGCCGTGGTGAGGCATTTGTGGCTTACAGCATCATATTCGACGCAGAACAGCGGAAAATACTCAGAAACGGGGCGGATGAAATTCTTAACAAAGAGACCACCGAGATGGGGTGTACGACATACGGGACGGAGCTGACGCATGTGCCTAGGGCAACGGAGCGGGAACTGCACCTCGGTCTGTTGTTGACGCAAAGTCCTGTGATGGAGTCACTGCTCGGTAACGGCGATGTCTCATCCAACAAACACGCCTACAATGGGAGTAACTTCGTTCCCGCATCCATGCGGGAGACACATCACGGAGCTGCCACGGCGGCGGCTACACCGCCTAACCCGGGTggtgtgttttttattgGGAAACGCGCCGACTCCTACGCCGAGACGAGCGGCACCTTGGACTCATCTTACCGTGAGGATTGTGGAAGCACTAACCCAATTGACGAGGCTCGGCCGGGATGCTCCAGAGACTCCAAGAGCAGGCTAAGTAGTGGAAACACTGAGCGCCAGCGTGTGGGGTCCGTAGCAAAGTCAGACGTGATCTACACAAGGGAAGAGCGCGAGTTCATAGTGAAGAATAATGTGGGCTGGCGAATCGGTCTCATGGCTGACCTCACTTCCTCTGGGGTGATGCGCGTCGTATACGAGGTGCTTAAGCGGTATGCTATGGAGTGGAAGAGCCCCACTTCGTTTGAACTGCTCGTCCGTCCAACAGCGGTGACGTTTGAACGGATATACAACCCCTTGAGGGAGACAAGCTCTTGGGACTCAGCAGAGGATGAAGGACtgcaacacacacaacagaaaCGTGCGGACAGAGTGCTGCAGGTTGTTATACTTATTCATCTCTTCCGCATTCGTGAAAGCCATGACGACGGGTATATATTGGACTTTAGTGTTTTAAAAGGCTCAGTGATTGCACTGGACATCGTACGCTGCTTGTTTTGCACTCTTGTCCAGAAATTGGCGTGA